One window from the genome of Variovorax sp. PAMC26660 encodes:
- a CDS encoding YciI family protein, which yields MRFMILVKANKDSEAGVMPSTEILTEMGKFNEELVKAGVLLAGEGLHPSSKGARVRCEGLKRTVIDGPFAETKELLAGFWLLQVKSKEEAIEWIKRSPFQEGEIEIRQVFEATDFGDSMTPELLAQEDRLRAESASKAGR from the coding sequence ATGCGATTCATGATTCTGGTCAAGGCCAACAAGGATTCCGAAGCGGGCGTCATGCCCAGCACCGAGATCCTCACCGAGATGGGCAAGTTCAACGAGGAACTGGTCAAGGCCGGCGTGCTGCTGGCGGGCGAGGGGCTGCACCCGAGTTCCAAGGGCGCCCGCGTGCGCTGCGAAGGCCTCAAGCGCACAGTCATCGACGGCCCCTTCGCCGAAACCAAGGAACTGCTCGCCGGCTTCTGGCTGCTGCAGGTCAAGTCGAAGGAAGAAGCCATCGAGTGGATCAAGCGCAGCCCCTTCCAGGAAGGCGAGATCGAGATCCGCCAGGTGTTCGAGGCCACCGACTTCGGTGATTCGATGACGCCCGAGCTGCTCGCCCAGGAAGACCGCCTGCGGGCCGAGTCCGCCTCCAAGGCCGGTCGCTGA
- a CDS encoding bleomycin resistance protein yields the protein MDTKAGVSPAPDLGTRHEFHGVQPVLPVSDVSRAARWFRDVLGFELDFIAGEPPSYARVKKGDRTYGDPVYLRLWQCNGREAMPWRGEIVIHVGKDIDGLHAAYVTRGVTVIEPPTSQPWGLREFAIREPDGHVLRFCGYLP from the coding sequence ATGGACACCAAGGCCGGTGTGAGCCCGGCACCCGACCTCGGCACCCGGCATGAATTCCACGGCGTGCAGCCGGTGCTGCCGGTATCGGACGTCTCGCGCGCCGCGCGCTGGTTTCGCGACGTGCTGGGTTTCGAGCTTGATTTCATTGCCGGCGAGCCGCCCAGCTACGCCCGGGTGAAGAAGGGCGACCGCACCTACGGCGACCCGGTCTATCTGCGCCTGTGGCAGTGCAATGGCCGCGAAGCCATGCCCTGGCGCGGCGAAATCGTGATCCACGTGGGCAAGGACATCGATGGCCTGCACGCCGCCTATGTGACGCGCGGCGTGACCGTGATCGAGCCGCCAACCTCTCAGCCCTGGGGCCTGCGCGAATTTGCGATCCGCGAGCCGGACGGGCATGTGCTGCGCTTTTGCGGCTACCTGCCCTGA
- a CDS encoding RNA polymerase sigma factor codes for MAISDAGAGAIHRAIEAVWRIESAKIIATLARMVRDVGLAEELAQDALVYALEQWPEAGVPDNPAAWLTAVAKHRALDRLRHGQLADRKAPEIGRELDARHDIAQADFAEAVDAALDDDIGDDLLRLVFTACHPVLSTEARVALTLRLMGGLTTDEIARAFLVPEATVAQRIVRAKRTLAEARVPFEVPRRHELQARLASVLEVLYLIFNEGYAATAGDDWMRPTLCDEAMRLGRIVAELVPGESEVHGLVALMEIQASRTAARVGASGEPVLLLEQNRARWDQMLIRRGLAALARAESLGGAFGPYALQAAIAACHGRARTAGETDWPRIAALYDALAELSPSPIVELNRAVALSMAFGPAVGLEVVEPLMGEPALRGYHLLPTVRGDLLFKLGRLDEARKEFERAASLTRNTRERALLLRRARACTLS; via the coding sequence ATGGCGATCAGTGACGCCGGCGCCGGCGCCATCCATCGTGCGATCGAGGCGGTCTGGCGGATCGAGTCCGCGAAGATCATCGCCACGCTCGCGCGCATGGTGCGCGACGTGGGCCTGGCCGAAGAGCTGGCGCAGGACGCGCTGGTCTATGCGCTCGAACAATGGCCCGAAGCCGGCGTGCCCGACAACCCCGCCGCCTGGCTCACCGCCGTGGCCAAGCACCGCGCCCTCGACCGCCTGCGCCATGGCCAGTTGGCCGATCGCAAGGCGCCCGAGATCGGCCGCGAACTCGATGCCCGGCACGACATCGCGCAAGCCGACTTCGCCGAAGCAGTCGATGCCGCCCTTGACGACGACATCGGCGACGACCTGCTGCGCCTGGTCTTCACCGCCTGCCACCCGGTGCTGTCGACCGAAGCGCGCGTGGCGCTCACGCTGCGGCTGATGGGCGGCCTCACCACCGACGAAATCGCCCGTGCTTTTCTCGTGCCCGAAGCCACGGTGGCGCAGCGCATCGTGCGCGCCAAACGCACGCTGGCCGAGGCGCGCGTGCCCTTCGAGGTGCCGCGCCGGCATGAGCTTCAGGCGCGGCTCGCCTCGGTGCTCGAAGTGCTCTACCTGATCTTCAACGAAGGCTATGCCGCCACCGCTGGCGACGACTGGATGCGTCCGACGCTGTGCGACGAAGCGATGCGCCTGGGCCGCATCGTGGCCGAGCTGGTGCCCGGCGAGTCCGAGGTGCACGGCCTCGTGGCGCTGATGGAAATCCAGGCTTCCCGCACGGCCGCACGCGTCGGTGCGTCTGGCGAGCCGGTTCTGCTGCTCGAACAGAACCGGGCGCGCTGGGACCAGATGCTGATTCGCCGCGGCCTCGCTGCGCTCGCGCGTGCCGAGTCGCTGGGTGGTGCCTTCGGCCCTTACGCCCTGCAGGCCGCCATTGCTGCCTGCCACGGTCGCGCGCGCACCGCCGGCGAAACCGACTGGCCGCGCATCGCCGCGCTCTACGACGCGCTGGCCGAGTTGTCGCCGTCGCCCATCGTCGAACTCAACCGCGCCGTCGCGCTGTCGATGGCCTTCGGGCCGGCCGTGGGGCTGGAGGTGGTGGAGCCGCTCATGGGCGAGCCCGCGTTGCGCGGCTATCACTTGTTGCCGACCGTGCGTGGAGATCTGCTCTTCAAGCTCGGCCGGCTCGACGAGGCGCGCAAGGAGTTCGAGCGCGCCGCCTCGCTCACCCGCAACACGCGCGAACGGGCGCTGCTGCTCAGGCGTGCGAGGGCCTGTACCCTGAGCTGA
- a CDS encoding YciI family protein, with the protein MRFMLLMIPHGYETAAPGTMPEDAQAMAAMMAYNESLQKAGVLISCDGLHPPSMGARVSFPGGKPKIVDGPFAEAKEVLGGFWVINVASRAEAIEWAARCPGGENEVIEVRQVQELEDFPPDLQALGGSIPSMQTVPEGQKKKG; encoded by the coding sequence ATGCGATTCATGCTGCTGATGATTCCCCACGGCTACGAAACCGCCGCGCCCGGCACCATGCCCGAGGACGCCCAGGCGATGGCCGCGATGATGGCCTACAACGAGTCCCTGCAAAAAGCCGGCGTGCTGATCAGTTGCGACGGCCTGCATCCGCCCTCGATGGGCGCACGCGTGAGCTTTCCGGGCGGCAAGCCGAAGATCGTCGACGGGCCGTTTGCCGAGGCCAAGGAAGTGCTCGGCGGCTTCTGGGTGATCAACGTGGCCTCGCGCGCCGAAGCCATCGAATGGGCCGCGCGCTGCCCCGGTGGCGAGAACGAAGTGATCGAGGTCCGGCAGGTGCAGGAACTCGAAGACTTTCCGCCCGACCTGCAGGCCTTGGGGGGCAGCATCCCCTCGATGCAGACCGTGCCCGAGGGCCAGAAAAAGAAAGGCTGA
- a CDS encoding M14 family metallocarboxypeptidase, translated as MRRISHFHFLCVFGLTLLSAASAQAQFDPAKVWVEPAAIAARFPDPSVSYATPGFRAGRTDFASHAEVLAFLDDLARQSPNVRVERLGVSQQGREMPLVLLADQGRFDPARPTVMVIGQQHGNEPAGGEAVLALAQQFASGPGAALLQKVNLVLLPRGNPDGAEHFTRVTANGIDVNRDHLLLRTPEARLIAAATLRFRPQVVLDLHEFTVGGRWIDKFGAVMKYDGLLQPATVGNLDAAMAASAQRDYIDAIQSAFTQAGLQGFKYHTTSGGKSTDRTVSMGGVQPDTGRNVSGLHQAVSLLLEVRGVGLGRAHFARRVHTQVLAATTVIETAARQGPALMQLTAQAGQRAKDDACHGDLVVEAWQTTTRQRLDFLDAKSGEEKAVDVEWRAAEPLKIANARPRPCGYLLAASETVAVQRLQMLGVRVERIDSAAPWQVERYEILSQTDGQRQDARGAIEDGEAIRAFRVRPRTGRAVMPPGSFYVSLAQPLSPLVSAALEPDSQNSYAANRLLEIGDDKLLRVPGPAPVGVWH; from the coding sequence ATGCGCCGTATCTCTCACTTCCATTTCCTGTGCGTCTTTGGCCTGACCTTGCTGTCGGCCGCATCGGCCCAGGCCCAGTTCGATCCTGCCAAGGTGTGGGTCGAGCCAGCGGCCATTGCGGCGCGCTTTCCCGATCCGTCGGTGAGCTACGCCACGCCGGGCTTTCGCGCCGGTCGCACCGACTTTGCCTCGCACGCCGAGGTGCTGGCTTTTCTCGATGACCTGGCGCGCCAGTCGCCGAACGTGCGTGTCGAGCGCCTGGGCGTGTCGCAGCAGGGGCGTGAGATGCCGCTGGTGCTGCTTGCCGACCAGGGGCGTTTCGATCCCGCGCGGCCCACCGTGATGGTGATCGGCCAGCAGCACGGCAACGAGCCGGCCGGCGGCGAAGCAGTGCTGGCCCTGGCGCAGCAGTTCGCCAGCGGGCCGGGCGCGGCGCTGCTGCAGAAAGTGAACCTTGTGCTGCTGCCGCGTGGCAACCCCGATGGCGCGGAGCATTTCACCCGCGTCACCGCCAACGGCATCGACGTGAACCGCGACCACCTGCTGCTGCGCACGCCCGAGGCGCGCCTGATCGCGGCCGCGACCTTGCGCTTTCGGCCGCAGGTGGTGCTCGACCTGCACGAGTTCACCGTCGGTGGCCGCTGGATCGACAAGTTCGGTGCGGTCATGAAGTACGACGGCCTGCTGCAGCCCGCCACCGTGGGCAACCTCGACGCCGCCATGGCCGCGAGCGCGCAGCGCGACTACATCGACGCCATCCAGTCCGCGTTCACGCAGGCGGGGCTGCAGGGCTTCAAGTACCACACGACTTCTGGTGGCAAGAGCACGGACCGCACCGTCTCGATGGGCGGCGTGCAGCCCGACACCGGCCGCAATGTGAGCGGCCTGCATCAGGCCGTGAGCCTGCTGCTGGAGGTGCGCGGCGTGGGGCTGGGCCGCGCGCATTTCGCGCGCCGCGTGCACACGCAGGTGCTGGCCGCCACCACCGTCATCGAGACGGCGGCGCGCCAGGGGCCGGCGCTGATGCAGCTCACCGCACAGGCTGGCCAGCGCGCCAAGGACGATGCCTGCCACGGCGACCTCGTGGTCGAGGCCTGGCAGACGACGACGCGCCAGCGCCTGGACTTTCTCGATGCGAAGAGTGGGGAAGAAAAGGCAGTCGATGTCGAGTGGCGTGCGGCCGAGCCGCTGAAGATCGCCAACGCGCGCCCGCGTCCGTGCGGTTATTTGCTGGCGGCCAGCGAAACGGTGGCCGTGCAGCGCCTGCAGATGCTGGGTGTGCGCGTGGAACGCATCGACAGCGCAGCGCCGTGGCAGGTCGAGCGCTACGAGATCCTTTCGCAGACCGACGGCCAGAGGCAGGACGCACGCGGCGCCATCGAGGACGGTGAGGCGATCCGCGCCTTCCGCGTGCGGCCACGTACTGGCCGAGCAGTGATGCCACCGGGCAGCTTCTATGTCTCGCTGGCGCAGCCGTTGTCGCCCTTGGTCAGCGCTGCGCTGGAGCCGGATTCGCAGAACAGCTATGCGGCCAACAGGCTGCTGGAGATCGGTGACGACAAGCTGCTGCGCGTGCCTGGTCCTGCGCCTGTGGGGGTCTGGCACTGA